The following nucleotide sequence is from Mytilus trossulus isolate FHL-02 chromosome 9, PNRI_Mtr1.1.1.hap1, whole genome shotgun sequence.
ACTAATCTCTGGAAGGGGAGTTTCCTGATgaggagttcagtacttttctGGTATCTTCTGATCTCACGAAGAGCGACTGTTCCTGGCCTGTATCTATGTGGCTTCTTTACTCCACCAGTGGCAGGTGCGCTCTTACGGGCGGCCTTGGTGGCAAGTTGTTTTCTTGGAGCTTTTCCTCCAGTGGATTTACGGGCGGTCTGCTTTGTACGAGCCATTGCGATATGTTCTCTGTGAAAATCTACGATTACACGACAGAATACTTTGAAACTTCAAATGTTAGTGTATTTATGCTAGCCGCAATGTTTGCAAACACGACACTGATTGGCCTTTCGGGGTAATAAAActcacgttgattggttgaaatcTCTGTGTTATGATTGGACTGATCTGGAAGTTACTTTCACAGCTTTCGATCCCTTTTTGGACTGAAGCTATGATTGTTCACCCCAAGCTAACAATTGGCACAATTTGTTTCTATTCTGATAGTGTCAGCGAAAATTTGacataagaccaaaaaaaataataatcaagagTAATGCAGAacttaataataatctttattcaaataataaataattgtttaatcaaCAGTCTGACacgaaattaataattgacaggaaatgtaaattaaagagcaaaatagaagaagaaaaaagagaaaaaaaacatcatccaTCCATTTTCATCAATAGCCAGTGGTATAGAAATGCAGCCGTTTTCTTAGTTTCTCGTATAGACATGCTTACTATAGTACACAATTGTCACTCGTCTCAGTGTCTTAAAACAAAGAGAACACTTTTTATCCTCTCTATAGTCTTTGTGTTCTCTCTAGCTATACAGTCTCTGTATTCTCTAGTCTCTGTATCATGTAAAGCCATGATATTCTCTATATAGTATACTGCACGCATACTGTGAAacttgcacattgttgaagtattctttattgtttatatacgaattttgcaaatacaaaggatttgagctaaaaaataatctacacaaCTATAAACATACGCATAAGTACTTTGTATAGgaacacaaaatatatattatatatctaagAGAATGTGACAGCAGAAGAGGAAGAAAAGAATTCACATAGATCACAGTTAGACAGACAACGAACGaacgaatatatattatataaaaataaggtcatAGATTGTATTGTGTGTGCTtatatagtataatatataGGACTGCAACTTAATttacaccaaaaaaatatgcaacaTTGACCACTAACAACTATGAGTTTTTCTTCCTCTCGTGCTTGCGCATTTTCATCGAATCTACGTTATATAGTTCGTTTATTTTCTTGGACTTTTATAGGGGAAAAAAAGAAACTCGTactgttcttcattttttttccacatcaaatattgttatatatataattagaaaGTAGACATCTGTATgctgtttataaagaaaaggaaaaataaagagataaagACAAGAGAAATGGAGGGAGTGAGCTATGTTTGAGATTGCTTTCTGCATTCAACTAAATTGTACAACAAagtcagattctttttgaaaaatgttggtggccctgaaaagggccgttgtaaGTGAAGTTTCTGTAGTGTTGACTTTACTTGGCAGCTTTCTGTGTCTTCTTTGGCAGAAGTACAGCCTGGATGTTTGGTAAAACACCACCTTGTGCAATGGTTACACCAGAGAGAAGTTTGTTCAAT
It contains:
- the LOC134685456 gene encoding histone H3 → MARTKQTARKSTGGKAPRKQLATKAARKSAPATGGVKKPHRYRPGTVALREIRRYQKSTELLIRKLPFQRLVREIAQDFKTDLRFQSSAVMALQEASEAYLVGLFEDTNLCAIHAKRVTIMPKDIQLARRIRGERA